AAAAAGCGGCATCCGCCGCGAAGTACTGACGCGCGGACGTTTTGCCGACGCCTACACGCCCTTCAAGCCGTTCGACGACGCTTCGTTCCGCAAGTTCGTCGAAACCGCCGGGACGATCTATGACGATTTCATCGCCAAAGTTGCGAAAGGCCGCAGGATGACTCCCGCCGAGGTCGATGCCGTGGCCGGAGGCCGCGTGTGGAGCGGCAAACGCGCGCTCGAAGTCGGTCTCATCGACCGCATTGGCGGCCTCGACGCAGCCGTGCAGGAGGCCAAAAAGCTCGCCAGAATGGATGCCAAGGCAAAGCCGGAGTTGCTCTACCTGCCCGTCCGCAAAACCTGGCTCGAATACCTGCTCGCAGGCGACGCATCGCAACTGACCTCGGCGCTGGCCGCCGGAATCGTCAGGCAATCGCTCGGCGAACTGCAACCGCTCGCCAACCTGCCCGGCACAAGAACCGCCCGCTTCCTCCTCCGAACGGAAGCGCCGCAAGTGCTGGCGCTCGATCCGGTCGAAGTGGAGATAAAGTGATAATTGACAATGGATAATGCAGGGGCGCTCCCGAAGGTTGGGACGCCCCTGCGTATCGTTCAGAACGAGTAGGTGACCGAAGTCTGGGCGCGGACGGCATCGCCCTCTTTGGCATCCTTGTAGTCGGTTCTCCAGCGGGATAGCTGGCCGCCAAGGATGAAGTTCGGCGTGATGCGGTGCGTTACCGAGATGAACTGCGTTTCGTTCAGCGTCCGGCCGGTTATCGACAGCACATCATCGTCATTCGGGTCATCCATGCCCGCGCCGATGCTCAGCGTCGTCTCGGGGCTTGCCGCATAGCGCAGGGCCGCCCAGCCGCCGCGCGAGCGGATTGCCGTGACGCCATTTCTGCCCTGGCCGATGCCTCCCCAGTAATCGTCGAGATTCTCGCCGGTGAACAGTTCACTGGCAAAGAGCAGCCTGTCGCTCAGTGGCAGCGACAGTTCGAGCACGCACGACCACGAGTCGAGCGTCTCATGAGAACCGTCGGCGTCGGTGTCCCACTCCTCCTGCCCGTAATGGCCCGAAACAGCGATGCTTGCCGGTTTTCCCGAAACAAGGAGTGGCGTCGAAAGCGCCAGGCGTCCCTGAAGCGAGGGCATCGCGGCGTCTTTGCCCGAATCCGCGCCGCTTCCGTTCGTTTCGCCAATCGTCCTCGCAGCCGCCACGGCAACTTCGACGCGGCTCTTTTGGCCGCTCTTGAACCCTTTGGTGAGGCGAAGTTGCGGATGGCGTCCGCCGATGTTGCCCGCGTCCCACATGATCGCCGGATCATCCACGAACGGGATGAGCGAGGCGTTCAAGTCCCAGGTCTGCCCGGCGATGATGCTGAAGTCGTTTGCGGGCCAGAAAGCTTTCAGATAGCCGTGGCGGAGGCGCGGGCTTGAATTGTTTTCCGCGCCGACGTAGCTCAGAAAGTCGAACTCGATATTGCCGGTCAGCTTCATCGTCTCGGTATCGGGGCCGTAAAGATTCATGCCGATTCTCGTTGCATTTGCCGTGAGGTTCCATTCGGCATCGTCGTTGACCGTTTTCTCCGAGGGGGCGTAGAGCGCGATGTTGCCCGGCGTAATCCGGCCTGTGTCGTACGAAGCGTCGAAACGGGCGAATCCATAAAACTGGAGCTTCGCGCCCGAAGAGACCGTCACGGTCGCCGGAGACGAAACTTCAGGTTTTCTGGCGGTCTCGGGAGCGGCAGCCGTCTGCGAAGTGGATGGAGCCGCAGGCTGTGCTTTGACCAGCGCTTTCAGTTCGGCAAGCTCCTTTTCGAGGCTGGCGATTCTTGCCTCGACCGTATCGGCAGCCATCGCCGGAGAGGAGCCAAGCAGTGCTCCGGCAAGCAGCAGTGTATGCCGGAGTGATCCTTTTGCGTTCATTCTTGGATGGTATGAGTTGATGTGGATCGTCGGATGTGCGCGAGAAAGAACGATAAAGTTCTCAATATAGCCAAGCAGGCTTTTTTTCTCTGAACATCCGCGCTCAAGCGCATTTCCCCTCATCCGTTCGCTCTCCCCCCTTAAAAACTCCAGAACTCGCGGTCGAGGCTGCGGTACTGGATTCCCTGCACGAGGTGCTTCATTTCGATGTGCTCCGCGCCGTCGAGGTCGGCGATGGTGCGGCTGACCTTCAAAATCCGGTCGTGCGCCCTGGCCGAGAGGTTCAGGCGGTTCATGGCGTCCATAAGCTTTTCGGCGCTCTGCTGGTCGAGCTTGCAGAACTTGCGGATCAGCTTCGAGTTCATCTGCGCGTTGGTGAAGATGCGCGGCGAAGCGCTCGTGCTGCACGGCCCGCGCCGCGATGACCCGCTTGCGGATGGCGCTGGAGCTTTCGGCCAGATTGTTCGAGAAAAGCTCGATGTTCTCGACCTTCGGCACGTCGATGTGGATGTCGATGCGGTCGAGCAGCGGGCCGGAGATTTTGGAGAGGTAGCGCCGGATCTGCTCCGGCGAGGCGGTCGGCAGGCCGTCGCGATCCTTCAGCGGCCCGGCGGGGCTGGGGTTCATGGCGGCCACCAGCATGAAGCCCGCCGGATAGCGCGTCGAAAGCGCCGCGCGAGCCACGGTCACTTCGCGATCTTCGAGCGGTTGGCGCAGCACTTCGAGCGCGTTGCGGGTGAACTCCGGCAGTTCGTCGAGAAAGAGCACGCCGTTGTGCGCCAGGCTCACCTCGCCCGGTTTGGCCTGCGCCCCGCCGCCGATAAGGGCGACGTTGCTCGTGGTGTGGTGCGGGCTGCGGAAGGGGCGGGTGATCATGAGCGGACGGTTGCGTTCGAGCAGGCTCGATACCGAGTAAATCTTGGTCGTTTCGAGCGACTCCTCGAAGCCGAGCGGTGGCAAAATGCCCGGTATCGCCTTTGCGAGCAGCGTTTTGCCGCTGCCGGGCGGGCCGATCATGAGCAGATTGTGCCCGCCCGCCGCCGAGATTTCGATAGCCTTCTTGGCGGCGAGTTGGCCCTTGATCTCGGCGAAATCGACAGGGTACTCCGGTTCGCAGTCGAACAGCTCCGCCACGTTGACACTCACCGGCTCGGCGGTGATGGAGCCGTTGAGCAGCCCGGCGGCCTCGACGAGCGTTTCGACGCCGAACACCTGCGTCGCCGCGCCGGTCGCCGAAATCGCCACTGCCGCCTCCGCCGCGTTCATTTTGGGCACGATCATCCAGCGGATGTTCTCCTTCGCGGCCATCACGGCCATCGGCAGCGTGCCGCTGATGCGCCGCACCGAGCCGTCGAGCGCCAACTCGCCAAGTACGATGGTCTCCTCGAACGGCCCCTTGATCTCGCCAAGCGAGCCGAGCAGCCCGACGGCGATGCCGAGATCGAACGAAGTGCCCTCCTTCTTGACGTCCGCAGGCGCAAGGTTGACCGTGATTTTCTTCGACGGTAACTCGAAGCCGGAGTTGCGGATAGCCGTCAGAATCCGCTCTCGGCTCTCCTTGATCGCGCTGTCCGGCAGCCCGACCACTGTGAAGGCAGGCAAGCCGCCGGAAACATTGGTTTCAATCTCGACCTTCAGGGCATCGATGCCCAGCAGCGCCGCCGCGCAGAGTTTGGTAAGCATATATGAGACAATGAGTAGGGGGTGATTCACTGCCAGCGCCGATTACAAGGGTTTAGGGGATAACCGCCGCTTTCACCTGATTATACGAAAAAATACGGTGAATTCCGCATCGCGAGATACTGGTATTGGGTCGATATGGAGCAGGTGCCGAGGATTTTGATGGTGAGATGACTTTTTTTACTTTAGCTAAAAGTAGTTGTTTTATCGGCTGATTTTTCTGGAGTGTGCAGATAGATTGAAACCAAAACAAGAAAATTACGACAAAAAAACAGAATAAGCTTCCCGGCCAATTGTTAATGTACGGCGGAGGTGAGGAAACGCCCATTGATATAAATATATACTTAATATGGGAGGCTTGATTACAATATCTGTTACTGAAGAGACTTGGATAGAGATGTCTTCGTTAATTGCAAGCCAGTTTCTTGGTCGGCTGCAGGGTGCTTTGGCCGAGGCTGCCAAAAAGATTATTAAGGAGAGCTAATATTTTTGGTCATAAACTATGGATAGATAATGATGTTGATCTGTAATTGTCTAATTGTATTTGAATAATTCTGATGAGGGTCGCATATGCCAAAAATATATGTATACCTTGGGATTGTTATTCTTTTCTACAGCAATGAACATGAGCCGATCCATGTTCACGGTAAGTTTCAGGGATGCGAGTCCAAGGCAGAAATTATTATTGAAAATGGGAAGGTTATATCTATTGTTATCCAGTCTGTTAAGGGCAGAAAAGGGTTGTCGTCGGCAGTCTTGAATGATTTCAAAGTTTTCGTTGAAAGCAACGCTGATAAAATAGTCGAGAAATGGATAGACTATTTTGTGCTCCATAAACAAGTGCAGTGCGAAATAATAGACAGGAGAATCAAATGATTTCGGATGAACAGGTGATTTGGATAGAGCAGGTCAACTACTTGGGTGACTTCAGGCTGGCGCTTTTTTTTAATGACAATACCAGTCAACAGATTGACTTTTTCCCATTTCTTTCATCTTCTCGAAATCCTCTCATCAGGAAGTACCTCGATATTGAGGAGTTTCGTAAATATTCTCTTGATGCGGGTGATCTGGAGTGGAATGATTATGATCTTTGTTTCCCGATTGCTGATCTCTATGAAAACAGAATATCGCGATGACTATTTGACTAAATTTTATCACCCTTCCAACAAACTGCCTGGCCAGCTCGGGGGTTTGGCCGGGCAGCTTGCCTCTCGCTTCTGCTATACGTAAACGCCGCCTCCGCTATTGTGCCTGTTGCGCAGTTCGGCGAGCATCTGCTTTTCGGTCATATTTTTCGCCCAGTCTGGTCGTAACTGAAAGTGGGGCTGGTCAACGATGGTTTTCCAGTTTCCCCCCCATTCGAGTCCCAAGTCCACTCCCAACGCGCCGACGGCTTTGTATTTGGGAGATTCGTCCAGATACTTGTTCCCTTCGAATACGCCAATGTCGAAGGCGATGCCGAAGTTGTGATTGGAGTATCCGCCCTTGGCTTTGGTGACTTTGCTTCCGGGTTCGGTTCGTCCCTTGGCGTAGAGCGCATTCTGCTCGGCGTAGGTTCTGAGTCCGCTGATGATTTTGATTGTGATGCCGACGCTGGCGGCTTTATGGACGAGGGCGCGGGCCATAGGCTGCACCTCGGGCAGGAGCGTGGCGATTGCCTTTTCGCTCCGACTGTCAACCGTCGTGACGGTGGCCGTCGGCTCGGTATCTGCCGACTTTTGCGGAACGATGCGTTGATAAATCGCGCCCCAGGTTTGGGGGCCAGCCTTGCCGTCAACGCTGATACCGAGTTCCTTCTGGATCGCGGAAATCATCTCTTCGATGCGCATGAACGTCTCCTGTCTGGTTGATGAAAAAGCTACAAAAGAGTCATTATCAGAAAAAGGCAGGGTCGGGTTGCTCGATGTCCGCCCGAGAATTTTCTCTTTTCACTCCGTAGTCCGTAATCCTCCCGATATGGCGTTGACTGTCAGCAGCAGTTCGGGATGCAGTGCGTCGGCCTGTTCTTCGTTGCCGGAAGCGTTG
This genomic window from Chlorobaculum limnaeum contains:
- a CDS encoding DcaP family trimeric outer membrane transporter, encoding MNAKGSLRHTLLLAGALLGSSPAMAADTVEARIASLEKELAELKALVKAQPAAPSTSQTAAAPETARKPEVSSPATVTVSSGAKLQFYGFARFDASYDTGRITPGNIALYAPSEKTVNDDAEWNLTANATRIGMNLYGPDTETMKLTGNIEFDFLSYVGAENNSSPRLRHGYLKAFWPANDFSIIAGQTWDLNASLIPFVDDPAIMWDAGNIGGRHPQLRLTKGFKSGQKSRVEVAVAAARTIGETNGSGADSGKDAAMPSLQGRLALSTPLLVSGKPASIAVSGHYGQEEWDTDADGSHETLDSWSCVLELSLPLSDRLLFASELFTGENLDDYWGGIGQGRNGVTAIRSRGGWAALRYAASPETTLSIGAGMDDPNDDDVLSITGRTLNETQFISVTHRITPNFILGGQLSRWRTDYKDAKEGDAVRAQTSVTYSF
- a CDS encoding DUF4160 domain-containing protein, which codes for MPKIYVYLGIVILFYSNEHEPIHVHGKFQGCESKAEIIIENGKVISIVIQSVKGRKGLSSAVLNDFKVFVESNADKIVEKWIDYFVLHKQVQCEIIDRRIK
- a CDS encoding DUF2442 domain-containing protein — translated: MISDEQVIWIEQVNYLGDFRLALFFNDNTSQQIDFFPFLSSSRNPLIRKYLDIEEFRKYSLDAGDLEWNDYDLCFPIADLYENRISR
- a CDS encoding M15 family metallopeptidase produces the protein MRIEEMISAIQKELGISVDGKAGPQTWGAIYQRIVPQKSADTEPTATVTTVDSRSEKAIATLLPEVQPMARALVHKAASVGITIKIISGLRTYAEQNALYAKGRTEPGSKVTKAKGGYSNHNFGIAFDIGVFEGNKYLDESPKYKAVGALGVDLGLEWGGNWKTIVDQPHFQLRPDWAKNMTEKQMLAELRNRHNSGGGVYV